In Ruania zhangjianzhongii, the following proteins share a genomic window:
- the rpsI gene encoding 30S ribosomal protein S9 — translation MSETTAETEELVGDAPSTYTSESEAPTGGGSSLTAPGQALGRRKEAIARVRLIPGTGTYKVNGRTLEDYFPNKLHQQLVNAPFALLDLEGRFDVVARITGGGASGQAGALRLAIARALNQIDADSNRAALKKAGYLTRDARATERKKAGLKKARKAPQYSKR, via the coding sequence GTGTCCGAGACCACAGCCGAGACCGAGGAACTCGTGGGCGACGCCCCGAGCACCTACACCTCCGAGAGTGAGGCACCGACCGGTGGAGGCAGCTCGCTGACCGCCCCCGGCCAGGCCCTGGGCCGCCGCAAGGAAGCTATCGCCCGCGTGCGACTGATTCCGGGCACCGGCACCTACAAGGTGAACGGCCGCACCCTGGAGGACTACTTCCCGAACAAGTTGCACCAGCAGCTGGTGAACGCCCCGTTCGCCCTGCTCGACCTGGAGGGCCGCTTCGACGTCGTCGCCCGCATCACCGGTGGCGGCGCCTCCGGCCAGGCCGGTGCACTGCGTCTGGCGATCGCCCGTGCGCTGAACCAGATCGACGCCGACTCCAACCGGGCCGCGCTGAAGAAGGCCGGGTACCTCACTCGGGACGCGCGCGCCACCGAGCGGAAGAAGGCCGGTCTGAAGAAGGCCCGTAAGGCACCGCAGTACTCCAAGCGCTGA
- the rplM gene encoding 50S ribosomal protein L13, translating to MRTYTPKPGDTERAWYVIDATDVVLGRLATHAATLLRGKHKPTFAPHADGGDFVIIINADKVALTGAKREKKLAYRHSGYPGGLKATSYAELLEKNPERAVEKAIRGMIPKNRLGSAQMNKLKVYRGAEHPHGAQKPETFEITQVAQ from the coding sequence GTGCGTACGTACACCCCCAAGCCCGGCGATACCGAGCGTGCCTGGTACGTCATCGACGCTACCGACGTCGTCCTGGGCCGGTTGGCGACCCACGCCGCCACGCTGCTCCGGGGCAAGCACAAGCCCACCTTCGCCCCGCATGCGGACGGTGGTGACTTCGTCATCATCATCAACGCAGACAAGGTCGCGCTGACCGGCGCGAAGCGGGAGAAGAAGCTCGCCTACCGCCACTCGGGTTACCCGGGTGGACTGAAGGCCACCAGCTACGCCGAGCTCCTGGAGAAGAATCCGGAGCGGGCCGTGGAGAAGGCGATCCGGGGCATGATCCCGAAGAACCGCCTGGGCAGTGCCCAGATGAACAAGCTGAAGGTCTACCGCGGCGCTGAGCACCCCCATGGTGCGCAGAAGCCGGAGACCTTCGAAATCACCCAGGTCGCGCAGTAA
- a CDS encoding SDR family NAD(P)-dependent oxidoreductase: MSRLDGKIALVTGGASGMGVTHVRLLAAEGAKVMIADIDREGGEKLAAEFGAEVAFTHLDVTSEESWKAAVAATREQFGTVTVLVNNAGISGGAGVTADMDLNTYYRTIDVDQHGTMLGMRATIPAMVEAGGGSIVNISSLAGMTAAVGFPNIAYVAAKFAVRGMTKAAAMEYAAQNVRVNSVHPGTVTTPLTEDMLTQYGEEFRRSYTDKIPMKRLATPEEISHAVVFLASDESGYMTGTEIVIDGGQLAEQLARPALPTAKRPS, from the coding sequence TTGTCACGGTTAGACGGAAAGATCGCCCTGGTCACCGGTGGAGCCAGCGGGATGGGTGTCACCCATGTTCGCCTGCTCGCCGCGGAGGGCGCCAAGGTGATGATCGCCGACATCGACCGAGAGGGCGGCGAGAAGCTCGCTGCGGAGTTCGGTGCCGAGGTCGCCTTCACCCACCTCGACGTCACCTCCGAGGAGTCCTGGAAGGCCGCCGTCGCGGCGACGAGGGAGCAGTTCGGCACCGTCACCGTCCTGGTGAACAACGCCGGGATCTCCGGGGGCGCGGGGGTCACCGCCGACATGGACCTCAACACCTACTACCGCACGATCGACGTCGACCAGCACGGCACGATGCTGGGGATGCGCGCCACCATCCCGGCTATGGTCGAGGCTGGCGGCGGATCGATCGTCAATATCTCCTCTCTGGCCGGGATGACCGCAGCGGTTGGCTTCCCGAACATCGCCTATGTCGCGGCCAAGTTCGCGGTCCGCGGCATGACCAAGGCCGCCGCGATGGAGTACGCCGCGCAGAACGTCCGGGTCAACTCGGTGCACCCCGGTACCGTCACGACCCCGCTGACTGAGGACATGCTGACCCAGTACGGTGAGGAGTTCCGCCGTTCCTACACCGACAAGATCCCGATGAAGCGCCTGGCGACGCCGGAGGAGATCTCCCACGCGGTGGTGTTCCTGGCCTCCGATGAATCCGGCTACATGACCGGAACAGAGATCGTGATCGACGGCGGCCAGCTGGCCGAGCAACTAGCCCGACCGGCTCTCCCCACCGCGAAACGCCCTTCTTGA
- a CDS encoding ABC transporter ATP-binding protein, whose protein sequence is MAAPNDGHVDPAQLRAQARSQRKSLSRLSVLIRQSVRLVWASGRGLFLGLLALQIAAALALAGQVLAVQAVLAAVLDLEAGSQASAALWVPVLLLAVLTAVTSIISAVQGHMQRLLGERVARSMWDQVLEVSTGVGLASFESPDFFNRLQRVQSNALSRPYQVTQGLIAMGGALAAGIGVGAALVSISPLLLPLLIIGGVPVLLSSRRESRLEFDFAMTQTPVLRMRQYLTLVQTGREEAKEVRAFGLAAWLHARFALVYDTYLGDLSRHLRRRATLSVLGNLGSAVVLVLTLAALVWMILTGQVTVAGAGAAIVAIRMLATQIQTLFAGVQRIFESGLFLEDLRGFLALAEPAREDVRGPDAPAGFAAVGADRVSFTYPGSEQPAVREATVDLRAGEVVAVVGENGSGKTTLAKMLAGLYEPSTGAIRWDGTDIRQWSLASVRSKIAVIFQDFVRYALSAEDNIATGDVSQPPTSDRVRRAARAAGAAEAIESMPDGYATPLSRLFAGGRDLSGGQWQRVAIARGYYRDAQLVILDEPSAALDPRAEHELFASLRHTLEGRTALFISHRFSTVRAADRIYVMDAGSVVEHGTHEELMAAEGQYADLFRVQAAAYLPPEQAGETV, encoded by the coding sequence ATGGCGGCGCCCAACGACGGCCACGTCGACCCGGCGCAGTTGCGCGCGCAGGCCCGTTCCCAGCGCAAGTCGCTGAGCCGGCTCTCGGTGCTGATCCGGCAGAGCGTGCGGCTGGTGTGGGCCTCCGGGCGCGGACTGTTCCTGGGGCTGCTGGCGCTGCAGATCGCCGCCGCGCTCGCGCTCGCCGGCCAGGTGCTCGCCGTGCAGGCGGTGCTGGCTGCGGTGCTCGATCTGGAGGCCGGTTCGCAGGCGAGCGCCGCACTGTGGGTTCCGGTGCTGCTGCTCGCCGTACTGACCGCGGTGACCTCGATCATCAGTGCCGTGCAGGGGCACATGCAGCGGCTGCTCGGGGAGCGGGTGGCACGGTCGATGTGGGACCAGGTGCTCGAGGTCTCCACCGGGGTGGGCCTGGCCAGCTTCGAGTCCCCGGACTTCTTCAACCGGCTGCAGCGGGTGCAGTCGAACGCGCTCTCCCGGCCGTACCAGGTGACCCAGGGCCTGATCGCGATGGGTGGGGCGCTCGCTGCCGGCATCGGGGTGGGCGCCGCACTGGTGAGCATCAGCCCGCTGCTGCTCCCGCTGCTGATCATCGGCGGGGTTCCGGTGCTGCTGTCCAGCCGGCGGGAGAGCCGGCTGGAGTTCGACTTCGCGATGACGCAGACCCCGGTGCTGCGGATGCGCCAGTACCTCACCCTGGTGCAGACCGGACGGGAGGAGGCCAAGGAGGTCCGGGCGTTCGGGCTGGCGGCGTGGCTGCACGCCCGGTTCGCCCTCGTGTACGACACCTACCTGGGCGATCTTTCTCGCCACCTGCGCCGGCGCGCCACTCTCTCCGTCCTCGGAAACCTGGGCAGCGCCGTCGTGCTGGTGCTCACGCTCGCGGCTCTGGTCTGGATGATCCTCACCGGCCAGGTGACCGTGGCGGGGGCCGGGGCGGCGATCGTGGCGATCCGGATGCTGGCCACCCAGATCCAGACGCTGTTCGCCGGGGTGCAGCGGATCTTCGAGTCCGGCCTGTTCCTGGAGGACCTGCGCGGGTTCCTCGCACTCGCCGAGCCGGCGCGGGAGGACGTGCGCGGCCCGGATGCCCCGGCCGGCTTCGCCGCGGTGGGCGCGGATCGGGTCTCCTTCACCTATCCCGGCTCGGAGCAGCCGGCGGTGCGCGAGGCCACAGTGGACCTGCGTGCCGGCGAGGTGGTGGCGGTGGTCGGGGAGAACGGCTCCGGCAAGACCACACTGGCGAAGATGCTCGCTGGCCTGTACGAGCCGAGCACGGGCGCGATCCGGTGGGACGGCACGGACATTCGGCAGTGGTCGTTGGCGAGCGTGCGGTCCAAGATCGCGGTGATCTTCCAGGACTTCGTGCGGTATGCGCTCAGCGCCGAGGACAACATCGCCACCGGTGATGTTTCCCAGCCACCGACCAGTGACCGGGTACGGCGGGCGGCGCGGGCGGCCGGGGCAGCAGAGGCGATCGAGTCGATGCCAGACGGCTACGCGACCCCACTCTCCCGGCTGTTCGCCGGCGGCCGGGACCTCTCCGGAGGGCAGTGGCAGCGGGTGGCGATCGCCCGCGGCTACTACCGGGATGCGCAGCTGGTGATCCTGGACGAGCCGTCCGCCGCACTGGACCCGCGAGCCGAGCACGAGCTGTTCGCGAGCCTGCGGCACACCCTGGAGGGGCGCACCGCGCTGTTCATCTCGCACCGGTTCTCCACGGTGCGCGCAGCTGACCGGATCTACGTGATGGACGCCGGCTCAGTGGTGGAGCACGGCACACACGAGGAGCTGATGGCCGCCGAGGGTCAGTACGCGGACCTGTTCCGGGTGCAGGCGGCGGCCTACCTGCCGCCGGAGCAGGCCGGCGAGACGGTCTGA
- a CDS encoding patatin-like phospholipase family protein, with protein sequence MSAYPTHPPLECDLVMKGGITSGVIYPRAVCELAKTYRLRSVGGASAGAIAAAAAAAAELGRESGGFTELEQMPDDITAPSPAGGSVLLRLFQPTRMASPLFGVLTAAMKKGMSRAVGIVGAVLRGFWWSLLVGALPGIVLAVLAGQSGGWAGVVAAVVLAILGGVFGLALSAVGLAGRLTGWGMCTGMPGVGAKGAPALTPWLHERIQTMAGRAPTDAPVTFGDLNEAGITLRTMTTNVTRHQPMSMPWAAREYYLDPAVMADYFPADVVDWLTGPVPASPATSRRDRWGAVLDACARDRGLVRMPPPERVPILFATRLSLSFPVLIAAVPLLAVDFSREVNTSFRSQAEEWLTANPDSDPAEALTAVRSRPEFATNWFSDGGLCANLPVHFFDSPLPTRPTFAINLGQLPDGAQADPDPAKNVYLPTNNIGGGYRTWRTLSPIGLGGLFGFLNALVETARSWVDEAQLVLPGYRDRVVLIRHTKDEGGMNLAMPPEVVSALADRGHAAAGRLVDVFAGPQPGQVPTHGFDNHRWIRLRTAGAGLEQWLGSWQHGYTAPAPGGTPYPDLAGAGAAGELPSYVPTDAQRARLNTATDDVLGLAQTWPAGAMSTGAPRPTPRLRLVPEEGVAALDGSAASAGVPSTAASISDRADALIPTSTDLPFDE encoded by the coding sequence ATGAGCGCGTACCCGACCCATCCGCCCCTCGAGTGCGACCTGGTGATGAAAGGCGGCATCACCTCCGGCGTCATCTACCCGCGGGCGGTGTGCGAGCTCGCCAAGACCTACCGGCTGCGCTCCGTCGGCGGTGCCTCCGCCGGAGCCATCGCGGCAGCAGCCGCGGCCGCCGCTGAGCTCGGCCGCGAGTCCGGCGGGTTCACCGAGCTGGAGCAGATGCCGGACGACATCACCGCACCCTCCCCGGCCGGCGGCTCCGTGCTGCTCCGGCTGTTCCAGCCCACGCGGATGGCCTCGCCGCTGTTCGGGGTGCTCACCGCGGCGATGAAGAAGGGGATGTCGCGAGCTGTCGGCATCGTCGGTGCCGTGCTCCGCGGCTTCTGGTGGTCACTGCTGGTCGGCGCCCTTCCCGGCATCGTGCTCGCCGTGCTCGCCGGTCAGTCCGGAGGGTGGGCGGGTGTGGTCGCCGCCGTCGTGCTGGCGATCCTGGGCGGGGTGTTCGGTCTCGCCCTCTCCGCCGTCGGGCTGGCCGGGAGGCTGACCGGATGGGGAATGTGCACCGGGATGCCCGGAGTGGGTGCGAAGGGGGCACCGGCGCTCACCCCGTGGCTGCACGAACGGATCCAGACCATGGCCGGGCGGGCACCCACCGATGCCCCGGTGACCTTCGGCGACCTGAACGAGGCAGGCATCACCCTGCGGACGATGACCACGAACGTCACCCGGCACCAGCCGATGAGCATGCCGTGGGCCGCCCGCGAGTACTACCTGGACCCGGCCGTGATGGCCGACTACTTCCCGGCCGACGTGGTCGACTGGCTCACCGGGCCCGTTCCGGCTTCACCAGCCACCAGCCGCCGGGACCGGTGGGGTGCAGTGCTCGACGCCTGTGCACGCGACCGCGGCCTGGTCCGGATGCCCCCGCCCGAGCGCGTGCCCATCCTTTTTGCCACCCGGCTGAGCTTGAGCTTCCCGGTGCTCATCGCCGCCGTCCCGCTGCTCGCCGTGGACTTCTCCCGCGAGGTGAACACCTCCTTCCGCAGCCAGGCCGAGGAGTGGCTCACCGCGAACCCGGACTCCGATCCGGCCGAGGCACTCACCGCGGTGCGCTCTCGCCCGGAGTTCGCCACCAACTGGTTCAGCGACGGCGGCCTGTGCGCGAATCTGCCGGTGCACTTCTTCGACAGCCCGCTGCCCACCCGGCCCACGTTCGCGATCAATCTGGGTCAGCTCCCGGACGGCGCGCAGGCCGATCCGGACCCGGCGAAGAACGTCTACCTGCCCACGAACAACATCGGCGGCGGCTACCGCACCTGGCGCACGCTCTCGCCGATCGGCCTCGGTGGCCTGTTCGGCTTTCTGAACGCGCTGGTGGAGACCGCGCGCAGTTGGGTGGACGAAGCCCAGCTTGTGCTTCCTGGCTACCGCGACCGGGTGGTGCTGATCAGGCACACCAAGGACGAAGGCGGGATGAACCTGGCCATGCCGCCCGAGGTGGTGAGCGCACTGGCCGACCGGGGCCACGCCGCCGCCGGCCGCCTGGTCGACGTGTTCGCCGGACCGCAGCCGGGCCAGGTACCCACGCACGGCTTCGACAACCATCGCTGGATCCGGCTACGGACCGCGGGTGCGGGTTTGGAGCAGTGGCTCGGCAGTTGGCAGCACGGGTACACCGCGCCCGCCCCCGGCGGGACGCCCTACCCCGATCTGGCCGGCGCCGGGGCGGCGGGGGAGCTGCCCTCGTATGTACCCACGGATGCGCAGCGCGCCCGGCTGAACACCGCCACCGATGACGTCCTCGGCCTGGCTCAGACCTGGCCCGCCGGTGCGATGTCTACCGGTGCGCCCCGGCCCACACCACGGCTGCGGCTGGTGCCCGAGGAGGGTGTCGCTGCCCTCGACGGCAGTGCGGCATCGGCCGGGGTACCCAGCACGGCGGCCAGCATCAGCGATCGCGCAGACGCGCTGATCCCGACGAGCACGGACCTGCCCTTCGACGAGTGA
- a CDS encoding ROK family protein has protein sequence MQQTPPTLAVDCGGGGIKASVLDAAGTMHAQPVRAATPYPLSPQRLVSLITDLAGKLPEAGRATVGMPGMIRHGVVVATPHYVTKAGPRTRVLPELVDAWSGFDMRAAIERGLEMPALVLNDAEVHGAGVVAGAGLELMLTFGTGLGNALFDGGVLAPHQELSQSPVRWGLTYDEYVGEHERLRLGDAQWSRRIRRVVEALRPVYLWDRLYVGGGNSRRLTPQVVEKLGDDVVIVPNSAGIIGGVRAWSLQV, from the coding sequence GTGCAGCAGACCCCGCCCACACTCGCCGTCGACTGCGGTGGCGGCGGTATCAAGGCCTCGGTGCTGGATGCCGCCGGGACGATGCACGCCCAGCCGGTCCGGGCCGCCACCCCGTACCCGCTGTCCCCCCAGCGGCTGGTCTCGCTGATCACCGATCTGGCCGGAAAGCTGCCGGAGGCGGGGCGAGCCACCGTCGGGATGCCGGGGATGATCCGGCACGGGGTGGTGGTGGCCACCCCGCACTACGTGACCAAGGCCGGTCCGCGCACCCGGGTCCTGCCCGAGCTGGTGGACGCCTGGTCCGGGTTCGACATGCGCGCTGCGATCGAGCGCGGGCTGGAGATGCCGGCGCTGGTGCTCAACGACGCCGAGGTGCACGGTGCCGGCGTGGTGGCCGGGGCCGGGTTGGAGCTGATGCTCACCTTTGGCACGGGGCTGGGTAATGCTCTTTTCGACGGCGGAGTGCTGGCTCCGCATCAGGAGCTCTCCCAGTCTCCGGTGCGGTGGGGGCTGACCTACGACGAGTACGTGGGCGAGCACGAGCGGCTCCGCCTCGGGGATGCCCAGTGGTCCCGGCGGATCCGGCGGGTGGTGGAGGCGCTGCGCCCGGTCTATCTGTGGGACCGCCTGTATGTGGGCGGCGGGAACTCTCGCCGGCTCACCCCGCAGGTGGTGGAAAAGCTCGGTGATGACGTGGTGATCGTGCCGAACAGTGCCGGGATCATCGGCGGTGTGCGGGCCTGGTCGCTGCAGGTCTGA
- a CDS encoding DUF5709 domain-containing protein, whose translation MSSTDDTGPGPAPDSNQLPLEDTLEERGTEDLLNESYSPPERSPGPHWGETPYEEAVGEPQGVRLSAEVPEDAGPDASRQADRAGRLVEGEASDQAEDVGVAGGAATAEEAAMHLVDEDGQAPLAAVTPEQP comes from the coding sequence ATGAGCTCCACCGACGATACCGGGCCCGGGCCGGCCCCGGACTCCAACCAGCTGCCCCTGGAGGACACGCTCGAGGAGCGCGGCACCGAGGACCTCTTGAACGAGAGCTACTCCCCACCGGAACGCTCCCCCGGCCCGCACTGGGGTGAGACGCCCTATGAGGAAGCCGTCGGCGAACCACAGGGCGTCCGACTCTCGGCCGAGGTGCCAGAGGATGCCGGCCCGGACGCGTCCCGGCAGGCCGATCGCGCCGGTCGTCTCGTCGAGGGCGAGGCGTCCGACCAGGCCGAAGATGTGGGGGTGGCCGGCGGTGCCGCTACCGCCGAGGAGGCTGCGATGCACCTGGTGGACGAGGACGGCCAGGCGCCACTGGCCGCTGTCACCCCGGAGCAGCCCTGA
- a CDS encoding NAD(P)/FAD-dependent oxidoreductase, protein MVESTAPRTIGVVGAGMVGLATAWFLQERGAAVTVFDSAGVGAGSSWGNAGWLTPGLATPLPEPSVLRYGAKAVLSPASPVYVPPSADASLVRFLFGFARNSTASRWSAAMDKLVPINRLALESFDLLSDGGVAAPTLAADSFLAAFRTTRERAALRGELEQIQRAGQDVEFELLTGDEARAVEPTLSEGIGAAIRLHGQRYIAPGAYVAALAESVRRRGGTFQTGAAVDSIRALDEGARLTTADGDIHRCDAVVIATGARVNALSRPFGVRARVQAGRGYSFSVPVRTPPSGPIYLPTQRVACTPLGQRLRVAGMMEFRQPDAPLDQRRVRAIADAARPFLRGVDVDDREDEWVGSRPCTTDGLPLIGATRAPGVFVAGGHGMWGVTLGPTTGRLLAEQIMAGRRPTELRPFDPLR, encoded by the coding sequence ATGGTTGAGTCAACGGCTCCGCGAACTATCGGGGTGGTGGGCGCCGGGATGGTGGGTCTGGCGACGGCGTGGTTCCTGCAAGAGCGGGGCGCCGCGGTCACCGTGTTCGACAGCGCAGGTGTCGGCGCCGGTTCGTCGTGGGGCAACGCCGGATGGCTCACCCCCGGCCTGGCAACGCCGCTTCCCGAACCGTCGGTGCTGCGCTATGGCGCGAAGGCTGTGCTCAGCCCGGCTTCGCCGGTGTACGTCCCGCCGTCGGCCGACGCCTCGCTGGTCCGGTTCCTGTTCGGCTTCGCCCGGAACTCGACAGCATCGCGATGGTCGGCGGCAATGGACAAGCTGGTACCGATCAATCGGCTTGCCCTGGAGTCGTTCGACCTGCTCTCCGACGGCGGCGTCGCGGCGCCTACGCTGGCGGCGGACTCGTTCCTGGCAGCATTCCGGACGACTCGCGAGCGTGCCGCTCTGCGCGGGGAGCTGGAGCAGATCCAGCGTGCCGGGCAGGACGTGGAGTTTGAGCTGCTGACCGGAGATGAGGCCCGTGCGGTCGAGCCGACCCTCTCCGAGGGCATCGGGGCGGCGATTCGACTGCACGGGCAGCGCTACATCGCGCCAGGCGCGTACGTGGCAGCGCTCGCGGAGTCAGTGCGCCGGCGGGGCGGTACCTTCCAGACCGGGGCGGCCGTCGACTCGATCCGTGCCCTCGACGAGGGAGCCCGGCTCACTACCGCCGACGGCGACATCCACCGGTGTGACGCTGTGGTGATCGCCACCGGAGCCCGGGTGAACGCGTTGTCCAGGCCGTTCGGAGTACGCGCACGGGTCCAGGCCGGCCGCGGCTACAGCTTCAGCGTGCCGGTGCGAACTCCGCCGTCGGGGCCGATCTACCTGCCCACTCAGCGGGTGGCCTGTACTCCGTTGGGTCAGCGGCTGCGCGTGGCTGGGATGATGGAGTTTCGCCAGCCCGACGCGCCGTTGGACCAGCGACGAGTACGAGCCATCGCCGATGCGGCTCGACCGTTCCTTCGAGGCGTGGATGTGGACGACCGTGAGGACGAGTGGGTGGGATCGCGGCCCTGCACCACGGATGGGCTACCACTGATCGGGGCCACGCGCGCGCCTGGAGTGTTCGTGGCAGGGGGCCACGGGATGTGGGGAGTCACCCTCGGCCCCACCACCGGGCGCCTACTGGCTGAGCAGATCATGGCCGGTCGGAGGCCGACGGAGCTGCGTCCGTTCGATCCGCTGCGCTGA
- the truA gene encoding tRNA pseudouridine(38-40) synthase TruA: protein MGENSGEHTAPPAEPQAPATVRARLDIAYAGTAFSGWARQPGLRTVQQAVEEGLAQVLRLAEPPRLTVAGRTDAGVHARGQVAHVDLPAEQWSATPGRSDRTPAVALAHRLSAVLDDDVVIQGVRQVPETFDARFSALWRRYSYRISDRLTTRDPLRRSSVLWHRRALDETAMNAAAHLLTGEHDFAAYCKPREGATTIRILQEFAWERTESGLVLARVRADAFCHSMVRALVGASLAVGEGRRPVGWPAEVLGAGLRDSAVQVAPALGLALEEVGYPQEEAYGLRAQQARAMRTLPPTSPTA from the coding sequence GTGGGCGAGAACAGCGGGGAGCACACCGCACCACCGGCGGAGCCGCAGGCCCCTGCCACCGTGCGGGCACGGTTGGACATCGCCTACGCCGGCACCGCATTCTCTGGCTGGGCCCGCCAGCCCGGTCTGCGCACGGTGCAGCAGGCGGTCGAGGAGGGTCTGGCCCAAGTGCTGCGGCTGGCCGAACCGCCGCGACTGACCGTGGCCGGGCGCACCGACGCCGGAGTGCACGCCCGCGGGCAGGTGGCCCATGTGGACCTGCCGGCCGAGCAGTGGAGTGCCACTCCTGGCCGCAGCGACCGGACTCCGGCGGTGGCGCTCGCGCACCGGTTGAGCGCGGTGCTCGACGATGATGTGGTGATCCAGGGTGTGCGGCAGGTGCCGGAGACCTTCGACGCCCGCTTCTCCGCCCTGTGGCGCCGGTACAGCTACCGGATCAGCGATCGCCTCACCACCCGCGACCCGCTGCGGCGGTCCTCGGTGCTCTGGCACCGGCGCGCCCTGGACGAGACGGCGATGAACGCCGCCGCGCACCTGCTGACCGGCGAGCACGACTTCGCCGCCTACTGCAAACCACGCGAGGGCGCCACCACCATCCGCATCCTGCAGGAGTTCGCCTGGGAGCGTACCGAGTCCGGCCTGGTTCTCGCGCGGGTGCGCGCGGATGCGTTCTGTCACTCCATGGTGCGCGCGCTGGTGGGCGCGAGCCTGGCGGTGGGGGAGGGCCGCCGGCCGGTGGGCTGGCCCGCCGAGGTGCTCGGCGCCGGTCTGCGGGACTCGGCGGTCCAGGTGGCACCCGCCTTGGGGCTGGCCCTCGAGGAGGTCGGGTACCCGCAGGAGGAGGCGTACGGCCTCCGAGCGCAGCAGGCGCGCGCGATGCGCACCCTGCCTCCCACCTCGCCGACGGCGTAG
- the glmM gene encoding phosphoglucosamine mutase: MGRRLFGTDGVRGLANREVTASLALHLGTAAVHVLGEQGRLTGSRPRAIVARDPRLSGHFLSAAVVAGMSSAGVDVEDLGVLPTPAVAYLTGAEDVDLAVMISASHNPMADNGIKFFTRGGVKLDDAVEDAIEANLSTDWELPIGADVGTVTQNRGEAGDRYVQHLLGTIDVDLSGLRIAVDCANGAASEVGPAALRAAGADVVVINASPDGRNINEQCGSTHPEQLQAVTLASGADFGVAYDGDADRCLAVDNTGALVDGDQIMGILAVGLNESGRLAGSTLVVTVMSNLGLTLAMQEAGINLVQTGVGDRYVLEAMRAGGHSLGGEQSGHIVLAEHATTGDGVLTSLQLAARMAASGRSLADLAGVMTRLPQVLVNVPGVDKSRVDSDEVLAAAVTAAEQRLGTSGRVLLRPSGTEPLVRVMVEAASEDQAEREADVLSDVVRERLALA; the protein is encoded by the coding sequence ATGGGGCGACGACTGTTCGGAACGGACGGCGTGCGGGGACTGGCGAACCGAGAGGTCACTGCCTCGTTGGCGTTGCATCTGGGTACCGCAGCCGTGCACGTGCTGGGGGAGCAAGGGCGGCTGACCGGGAGCCGGCCCCGGGCCATCGTGGCCCGAGACCCCCGGCTCTCCGGCCACTTCCTCTCCGCCGCGGTGGTGGCCGGTATGTCCAGCGCCGGAGTGGACGTGGAGGATCTCGGTGTGCTGCCCACCCCGGCGGTCGCCTACCTGACCGGTGCCGAGGACGTGGACCTTGCGGTGATGATCTCCGCCTCGCACAACCCGATGGCGGACAACGGCATCAAGTTCTTCACCCGCGGCGGGGTCAAGCTCGACGATGCGGTCGAGGACGCGATCGAGGCCAACCTGTCTACCGACTGGGAGCTGCCGATCGGGGCCGATGTCGGCACGGTGACGCAGAACCGCGGCGAGGCCGGGGACCGGTACGTCCAGCACCTGCTCGGCACGATCGACGTCGACCTGTCCGGCTTGCGGATCGCCGTCGACTGCGCCAACGGTGCCGCCAGTGAGGTGGGTCCGGCCGCGTTGCGTGCGGCCGGTGCGGATGTGGTGGTGATCAACGCCTCGCCGGACGGGCGCAACATCAACGAGCAGTGTGGGTCCACGCATCCGGAGCAGCTGCAGGCCGTGACGCTCGCCTCCGGGGCCGACTTCGGCGTCGCCTACGACGGCGACGCCGACCGGTGCCTGGCCGTGGACAACACCGGCGCCCTCGTGGACGGCGACCAGATCATGGGCATCCTCGCCGTGGGACTGAACGAGTCCGGCCGGTTGGCCGGCAGCACCCTGGTGGTGACCGTGATGAGCAACCTCGGGTTGACCCTGGCGATGCAGGAGGCCGGGATCAACCTGGTGCAGACCGGGGTGGGGGACCGGTACGTGCTGGAGGCGATGCGGGCCGGCGGGCACAGCCTGGGCGGAGAACAGTCCGGGCACATCGTGTTGGCCGAGCACGCCACCACCGGAGACGGTGTGCTGACCAGCCTGCAGCTTGCCGCCCGGATGGCGGCGAGCGGCCGCTCGCTGGCCGATTTGGCGGGGGTGATGACCCGCCTCCCGCAGGTGCTGGTGAACGTGCCCGGAGTGGACAAGTCCCGGGTGGACAGCGACGAGGTGCTCGCCGCTGCCGTCACGGCAGCCGAGCAGCGGCTGGGCACCAGCGGCCGGGTATTGCTGCGCCCTTCCGGTACTGAGCCACTGGTCCGGGTGATGGTTGAGGCCGCTTCTGAGGATCAGGCCGAGCGTGAGGCGGATGTTCTCAGTGACGTCGTCCGGGAGCGACTCGCCCTGGCCTGA